Proteins from a genomic interval of Ralstonia wenshanensis:
- the pstC gene encoding phosphate ABC transporter permease PstC encodes MATLSDSSGASRMRAPSRLGDLVFGGLTRLAAIVTLLLLGGIIISLIISSWPTIQKFGLSFLWNSEWDPPSDIYGALVPVYGTLVTSLIALIIAVPVSFGIALFLTELSPAWLRRPLGTAIELLAAVPSIVYGMWGLLVFAPIFGEYFQKPLAATVGKIPFIGVLFQGAPIGIGLLCAGVILAIMIIPYISAVMRDVFEITPTLLKESAYGVGCTTWEVMWNVVLPYTKAGVIGGVMLGLGRALGETMAVTFVIGNTNLLSDPSLFSPGNSITSALANEFAEAGQGLHTAALMELGLILFVITFIVLAASKLLLLRLQKSEGQK; translated from the coding sequence ATGGCCACGCTCTCTGATTCCTCTGGCGCTTCCCGTATGCGAGCACCCAGCCGCCTTGGCGACCTGGTGTTCGGCGGTCTGACCCGCCTTGCCGCAATCGTTACGCTGTTACTGCTGGGCGGCATCATCATCTCGCTCATCATCAGCTCCTGGCCCACGATTCAGAAATTCGGCCTGTCGTTCCTGTGGAATTCGGAGTGGGATCCGCCCTCCGATATTTATGGCGCGTTGGTGCCCGTCTACGGCACGCTGGTTACGTCGCTGATCGCGCTCATCATTGCCGTGCCCGTGAGCTTCGGCATTGCCCTGTTTCTGACCGAGCTGTCGCCGGCGTGGCTGCGCCGACCGCTGGGTACCGCCATCGAGCTGCTCGCTGCAGTGCCGTCCATCGTGTACGGCATGTGGGGTCTGCTCGTGTTTGCTCCGATCTTCGGCGAATACTTTCAAAAACCGCTGGCCGCGACCGTCGGCAAGATCCCGTTCATCGGGGTGCTGTTCCAAGGAGCGCCGATCGGCATCGGCCTGCTGTGCGCCGGGGTGATCCTGGCGATCATGATCATCCCGTACATTTCGGCGGTGATGCGCGACGTGTTCGAAATCACGCCGACGCTGCTCAAGGAATCTGCCTACGGCGTGGGCTGCACGACGTGGGAAGTCATGTGGAACGTGGTGCTGCCGTACACCAAGGCGGGGGTGATCGGTGGTGTGATGTTGGGCCTGGGCCGCGCGCTGGGCGAGACCATGGCTGTGACGTTCGTAATCGGCAACACCAACCTGCTGTCCGATCCATCGTTGTTCTCGCCGGGCAACAGCATTACGTCGGCGCTGGCCAATGAATTTGCGGAAGCGGGGCAGGGCCTGCATACCGCGGCGCTCATGGAGCTGGGCTTGATCCTGTTCGTCATCACGTTCATCGTGCTGGCGGCCTCCAAGTTGCTGCTTCTGCGCCTGCAGAAGAGCGAGGGGCAAAAGTGA
- the pstS gene encoding phosphate ABC transporter substrate-binding protein PstS, with protein MKLVKTAIAGVAALAFAGAAFAVDITGAGATFPAPVYNKWAADYNKATQTKVNYQGIGSSGGIKQITAKTVDFGASDMPLKDEELNKDGLIQFPTVIGGVVPVINLPGVKPGELTLNGQLLGDIYLGKIKKWNDPAIAKLNPKAKLPDQDILVVRRADGSGTSFIFTNYLSKVNTEWKSKVGEGTTVNWPTGTGGKGNEGVAAFVQRLGGAVGYVEYAYAKQNKMTYVNLQNKSGAVVQPTAEAFKAAAAGAEWSKSYYQILTDEPGKDAWPIAGATFILLHKTQAKPAQGAEVMKFFDWAYKGGDEAAKGLDYVPLPDAVKNQIRATWKSSVKDASGKVVYNQ; from the coding sequence ATGAAACTGGTCAAAACCGCAATCGCTGGCGTGGCTGCACTCGCTTTCGCTGGTGCCGCATTTGCTGTTGACATTACTGGCGCAGGCGCAACGTTCCCGGCACCCGTCTACAACAAGTGGGCGGCCGACTACAACAAGGCGACCCAAACCAAGGTGAACTACCAAGGTATCGGCTCGTCGGGCGGCATCAAGCAGATCACCGCCAAGACCGTCGACTTCGGCGCATCGGACATGCCGCTGAAGGACGAAGAGTTGAACAAGGATGGCCTGATCCAGTTCCCGACTGTGATCGGTGGGGTGGTGCCCGTGATCAACCTGCCGGGCGTGAAGCCGGGCGAGCTGACGCTGAATGGCCAATTGCTGGGTGACATCTACCTGGGCAAGATCAAGAAGTGGAATGATCCGGCCATCGCCAAGCTGAATCCGAAGGCCAAGCTGCCGGACCAGGACATCCTGGTGGTGCGCCGTGCTGACGGTTCGGGCACCTCGTTCATCTTCACGAACTACCTGTCGAAGGTGAATACTGAGTGGAAGAGCAAGGTCGGTGAAGGCACGACCGTGAACTGGCCCACCGGTACGGGCGGCAAGGGCAACGAAGGCGTGGCTGCGTTCGTGCAGCGTCTGGGTGGTGCAGTGGGCTACGTTGAGTACGCCTACGCCAAGCAGAACAAGATGACGTACGTGAACCTGCAGAACAAGTCGGGCGCCGTGGTGCAACCGACCGCTGAAGCCTTCAAGGCTGCGGCTGCTGGCGCCGAGTGGAGCAAGTCGTACTACCAGATCCTGACGGACGAACCGGGCAAGGACGCATGGCCGATCGCTGGTGCGACGTTCATCCTGCTGCACAAGACGCAAGCCAAGCCGGCGCAGGGCGCTGAAGTCATGAAGTTCTTCGACTGGGCCTACAAGGGTGGCGATGAGGCTGCCAAGGGCCTGGACTACGTGCCGCTGCCGGACGCTGTGAAGAACCAGATCCGCGCAACGTGGAAGTCGAGCGTGAAGGATGCATCGGGTAAGGTTGTCTACAACCAATGA
- the glmM gene encoding phosphoglucosamine mutase has product MSRKYFGTDGIRGRVGESPITPDFVLRLGYAAGRVLAHGGEAHGHGRPTVLIGKDTRLSGYMLEAALEAGFTAAGVDVLMSGPLPTPGVAYLTRALRLSAGVVISASHNPYYDNGIKFFSATGDKLPDETELQIEAELERPMEYAASDALGRARRIEDAAGRYIEFCKSTFPSDLNLFGMKVVLDSAHGAAYHIAPHVFHELGADVVSIGNQPNGRNINDGYGATAPGKLVEATREHGADIGLAFDGDADRLQVVDRNGRLYNGDELLYVMVQARRAAGQTVPGAVGTLMTNLAVELALKAQGVEFVRAKVGDRYVLEELKKNGWLLGGEGSGHLLCLDKHSTGDGIISALQVLAALRRSGQTLDQMLDGVRLFPQKLINVRVEKGFDWKAHAGLQAALKTSEAELDGKGRVLIRPSGTEPVVRVMVEAQDAELANQHAERLAATLQ; this is encoded by the coding sequence ATGTCCAGGAAGTATTTCGGCACCGACGGTATCCGTGGGCGTGTCGGTGAAAGCCCGATCACGCCGGATTTCGTGTTGCGCCTTGGGTATGCAGCAGGCCGAGTGCTGGCCCATGGCGGAGAGGCGCACGGCCATGGCCGTCCTACCGTGCTGATCGGGAAGGACACGCGCCTGTCGGGCTACATGCTGGAAGCCGCGTTGGAAGCGGGCTTTACCGCAGCCGGTGTTGACGTCCTGATGAGCGGGCCGCTGCCCACGCCGGGCGTGGCGTATCTCACGCGCGCACTGCGGCTGTCGGCGGGGGTGGTGATTTCTGCGTCACATAACCCGTATTACGACAACGGCATCAAGTTTTTCTCAGCCACCGGCGACAAGCTGCCGGACGAAACCGAACTGCAGATTGAGGCCGAGCTGGAAAGGCCGATGGAGTACGCAGCCTCAGACGCGTTGGGCCGTGCCCGTCGTATCGAGGATGCCGCTGGCCGCTACATTGAGTTCTGCAAGAGCACGTTCCCCAGCGACCTGAACCTGTTCGGCATGAAGGTCGTGCTGGACAGCGCGCATGGCGCGGCCTATCACATCGCACCGCACGTCTTCCATGAGTTGGGTGCGGACGTCGTGTCGATCGGCAACCAGCCGAATGGTCGCAACATCAACGACGGCTATGGCGCGACGGCGCCAGGCAAGTTGGTCGAGGCCACGCGCGAGCATGGGGCCGACATCGGCCTGGCCTTCGACGGCGATGCCGACCGCCTGCAGGTGGTGGACCGCAATGGCCGGCTCTACAACGGAGACGAACTGCTCTACGTCATGGTGCAGGCGCGCCGCGCGGCGGGCCAGACGGTGCCGGGTGCGGTCGGCACGCTCATGACCAATCTTGCTGTGGAGCTGGCGCTCAAGGCGCAGGGGGTTGAATTCGTGCGCGCCAAGGTGGGCGACCGCTACGTGCTGGAAGAGCTGAAGAAGAATGGTTGGCTCCTGGGCGGCGAAGGGTCGGGCCACTTGCTCTGCCTGGATAAGCACAGCACGGGCGACGGCATCATCTCGGCGCTGCAGGTGCTTGCGGCATTGCGTCGCAGCGGCCAGACGCTGGACCAGATGCTGGACGGCGTGCGCCTGTTCCCGCAAAAGCTCATCAATGTGCGGGTCGAAAAGGGTTTCGACTGGAAAGCGCACGCTGGCCTGCAAGCGGCGCTGAAGACCAGCGAGGCAGAGCTCGACGGCAAGGGGCGGGTGCTGATTCGTCCGTCGGGTACGGAGCCGGTCGTCCGCGTGATGGTGGAAGCGCAAGACGCAGAGCTGGCCAACCAACATGCGGAGCGTCTTGCCGCGACGTTGCAGTAA
- the folP gene encoding dihydropteroate synthase yields MSASNPTATHFQCGRFRYARDRRPLVMGILNVTPDSFSDGGQYATRDAALRHAEKLIAEGVDMIDIGGESSRPGAEPLSLQAELDRVMPIVEALRECGKPLSIDTYKPEVMRATLDAGADLINDIWGFRRPGAIEAVAKGDAGLCVMHMQRDPETMQESPSYADLMGEVETFLRAQTEALMAAGVAVERISLDPGFGFGKTPDHNLTMLNRLAEFNRIGLPLLVGLSRKSTLGAVLGGKPPAERVAASVAAALLAAERGAFIVRVHDVRPTVEAIQLWWAMRHERVDPPVA; encoded by the coding sequence TTGTCCGCTTCCAATCCCACCGCAACGCACTTCCAGTGCGGACGTTTCCGTTACGCACGTGATCGGCGTCCGCTGGTTATGGGCATTCTCAACGTCACGCCCGATTCATTCTCCGATGGAGGGCAGTACGCCACGCGCGATGCGGCCTTGCGCCATGCTGAAAAACTGATCGCAGAAGGCGTCGACATGATCGACATCGGCGGCGAATCGAGCCGGCCTGGTGCCGAACCGTTGAGCCTGCAAGCCGAGTTGGATCGCGTGATGCCCATCGTCGAGGCGCTGCGCGAATGCGGCAAACCGTTGTCCATCGATACTTACAAGCCCGAGGTGATGCGCGCCACGCTGGATGCAGGCGCCGATCTGATCAACGATATCTGGGGCTTTCGCCGGCCTGGCGCGATTGAAGCAGTGGCCAAGGGCGACGCGGGCCTGTGCGTCATGCACATGCAGCGTGACCCGGAAACGATGCAGGAATCGCCCAGCTACGCCGACCTGATGGGCGAGGTTGAGACCTTCCTGCGTGCGCAAACGGAGGCGCTGATGGCCGCTGGCGTGGCGGTTGAGCGTATTTCGCTCGATCCGGGATTTGGTTTTGGCAAAACGCCGGATCACAATCTCACCATGCTCAATCGCTTGGCGGAGTTCAATCGGATCGGTTTGCCGCTGCTCGTTGGTTTATCGCGCAAATCGACGCTCGGCGCGGTGCTGGGTGGCAAACCGCCGGCCGAGCGCGTGGCGGCCAGTGTAGCGGCCGCATTGCTGGCCGCAGAGCGAGGCGCGTTCATCGTGCGTGTGCACGACGTGCGGCCAACGGTGGAAGCGATTCAATTGTGGTGGGCGATGCGTCATGAACGCGTCGATCCGCCAGTCGCCTGA
- the ftsH gene encoding ATP-dependent zinc metalloprotease FtsH, producing the protein MNNNWFQKAAIWLVIALVLFTVFKQFDKPRTQEGVTYSQFMDDAKAGKVKRVEVQGRTLLVTPNEGNKYSIISPGDIWMVGDLMKYGVQVTGKAEEEQGVLLTALYYLGPTLLIIVFWFYMMRQMQGGGKGGAFSFGKSRARLIDENNNSVTFADVAGCDESKEEVVELVDFLKDPQKFQKLGGRIPRGVLLVGPPGTGKTLLARAIAGEAKVPFFSISGSDFVEMFVGVGAARVRDMFENAKKQAPCIVFIDEIDAVGRHRGAGMGGGNDEREQTLNQMLVEMDGFEANSGVIVIAATNRADVLDKALLRPGRFDRQVYVGLPDIRGREQILKVHMRKVPIGNDVDASVLARGTPGFSGADLANLVNEAALFAARRNKRVVDMQDFEDAKDKIFMGPERKSAVIREEERRATAYHESGHAVVAKLLPKADPVHKVTIMPRGWAGGLTWQLPEHDKHYAYKDTMLEEVAILFGGRAAEEVFLGAMSTGASNDFERATKMARDMVTRYGMSDALGTMVYVDTEQDGFFGRMASKTVSEATQQKVDSEIRRIVDEQYALAKGLLEANREKVEAMTAALLEWETIDADQVNDIMDGKPPRPPRYGSTGGGSTPPGGGTPAGVNPGNVPATA; encoded by the coding sequence TTGAATAACAACTGGTTTCAGAAGGCGGCCATCTGGCTGGTGATTGCCTTGGTGCTGTTCACCGTCTTCAAGCAGTTCGACAAGCCGCGCACCCAAGAGGGTGTGACGTACTCGCAATTCATGGATGACGCGAAGGCCGGCAAAGTCAAACGTGTCGAAGTCCAGGGCCGCACGCTGTTGGTCACGCCCAACGAAGGCAACAAATATTCCATCATCTCGCCCGGCGACATCTGGATGGTGGGCGACCTGATGAAGTACGGCGTGCAGGTGACCGGCAAGGCAGAAGAAGAGCAAGGTGTGCTTCTCACCGCGCTTTACTACCTCGGCCCCACGTTGCTGATCATCGTGTTCTGGTTCTACATGATGCGGCAGATGCAGGGCGGCGGGAAAGGCGGCGCCTTCTCGTTCGGCAAATCGCGAGCGCGGTTGATCGATGAGAACAACAACAGCGTCACGTTTGCTGACGTGGCAGGCTGTGACGAGTCCAAGGAAGAAGTCGTCGAGCTGGTTGACTTCCTGAAGGATCCGCAGAAATTCCAGAAGCTGGGCGGGCGGATCCCTCGCGGCGTACTGCTGGTGGGCCCTCCGGGTACCGGTAAGACGCTGCTGGCTCGCGCCATTGCCGGCGAAGCCAAGGTACCGTTCTTCAGCATTTCCGGTTCGGACTTCGTTGAAATGTTCGTTGGCGTGGGCGCAGCCCGCGTGCGCGACATGTTCGAAAACGCCAAGAAGCAGGCCCCCTGCATCGTGTTCATCGATGAAATCGATGCGGTTGGCCGTCATCGTGGCGCGGGCATGGGCGGCGGCAACGACGAGCGCGAGCAGACCCTGAACCAGATGCTGGTCGAGATGGACGGCTTCGAGGCCAACTCGGGCGTCATCGTGATCGCGGCAACCAACCGTGCAGATGTGCTCGACAAGGCGCTGCTGCGTCCGGGCCGCTTCGACCGTCAGGTCTACGTTGGGCTGCCTGACATTCGCGGCCGCGAGCAGATTCTCAAGGTGCACATGCGCAAGGTGCCTATCGGCAACGACGTTGATGCATCGGTGCTGGCGCGCGGTACCCCGGGCTTTTCGGGTGCCGATCTGGCCAACTTGGTCAACGAAGCTGCGTTGTTTGCTGCACGCCGTAACAAGCGCGTGGTCGACATGCAGGACTTCGAAGATGCAAAGGACAAGATCTTCATGGGTCCGGAGCGCAAGTCGGCTGTGATCCGCGAAGAGGAACGCCGCGCTACGGCGTACCACGAGTCGGGTCACGCGGTGGTGGCCAAGCTGCTGCCGAAGGCTGATCCAGTGCACAAGGTCACGATCATGCCGCGCGGCTGGGCTGGCGGTCTGACGTGGCAACTGCCGGAGCACGACAAGCACTATGCCTATAAGGACACGATGCTCGAAGAGGTCGCGATTCTGTTCGGTGGCCGTGCTGCAGAAGAGGTGTTCCTGGGTGCGATGAGCACCGGTGCTTCCAACGACTTCGAACGTGCCACCAAGATGGCCCGCGACATGGTGACGCGCTATGGCATGAGCGATGCGCTTGGCACCATGGTCTACGTCGATACGGAGCAGGACGGTTTCTTCGGCCGTATGGCATCCAAGACGGTGTCTGAGGCCACGCAGCAGAAGGTGGATTCGGAAATCCGCCGCATCGTCGACGAGCAATACGCCCTGGCCAAGGGGCTGCTGGAAGCGAATCGCGAAAAGGTTGAAGCCATGACTGCGGCGCTGCTCGAGTGGGAAACCATCGACGCCGATCAGGTCAACGACATCATGGACGGCAAGCCGCCGCGCCCGCCGCGCTACGGCTCGACCGGCGGTGGCAGCACCCCGCCGGGTGGTGGTACGCCGGCTGGTGTGAACCCGGGCAACGTGCCTGCCACGGCCTGA
- a CDS encoding RlmE family RNA methyltransferase codes for MAKNKFNQSWLHDHINDPYVKLAQREGYRARAAYKLKEIDEQDKLIKPGQVIVDLGAAPGSWSQYVRNKLAASPRAKDGRIDGAIVAIDILPMEAIADVTFIQGDFREDDVFRQLEEIVLEASGGGKVDLVLSDMAPNLSGVASADAARMEHIAELAVEFAMAHLKPEGALLIKCFHGSGYSQIVEMFKRHFKIVAPRKPKASRDKSSETFLLGRQLKQPG; via the coding sequence ATGGCAAAGAACAAGTTCAACCAGTCGTGGCTGCACGACCATATCAACGATCCGTACGTAAAGCTCGCGCAGCGCGAAGGCTATCGCGCGCGAGCCGCCTACAAGCTCAAAGAGATCGACGAGCAGGACAAGCTGATCAAGCCGGGCCAGGTCATCGTTGATCTGGGCGCCGCGCCGGGCAGCTGGAGCCAATACGTGCGCAACAAGCTGGCCGCATCGCCGCGCGCCAAGGATGGCCGTATCGATGGGGCAATCGTCGCCATCGACATCCTCCCAATGGAAGCCATTGCCGACGTCACTTTCATCCAGGGTGACTTTCGCGAGGACGACGTTTTCCGGCAGTTGGAAGAAATCGTGCTGGAAGCTAGTGGCGGCGGCAAAGTGGACCTTGTTTTGTCCGATATGGCCCCCAATCTCTCAGGCGTGGCGTCGGCAGACGCCGCGCGTATGGAGCACATCGCTGAACTGGCTGTGGAATTTGCCATGGCGCACCTGAAACCTGAGGGCGCACTGCTGATCAAATGTTTTCACGGCAGTGGCTATAGTCAGATCGTCGAGATGTTCAAACGCCATTTCAAGATCGTTGCGCCGCGCAAGCCTAAAGCCTCCCGCGACAAATCGTCCGAAACATTCCTGTTGGGCCGGCAGCTCAAGCAACCGGGCTGA
- a CDS encoding YhbY family RNA-binding protein: MPALILTPAQRSELRSEAHALNPVVIIGAEGLTKAVLAEIDRSLAAHGLIKIRVFGDDREARIELYDTICARLQAAPVQHIGKLLVIWREGPAYLKENQPRDLKPPRKTTVGAGPRSVTVRKPNPNSARRPKPVRLSVLGNERVTAGGNVKRAKPRQTSQKKKALS; this comes from the coding sequence ATGCCCGCCCTTATCCTCACCCCTGCCCAACGATCGGAACTGCGCTCCGAAGCGCACGCGTTGAACCCGGTCGTCATCATCGGTGCGGAGGGCCTGACCAAGGCCGTTCTGGCCGAAATCGACCGCTCGCTGGCGGCCCACGGGCTGATCAAGATCCGCGTCTTCGGCGATGACCGCGAAGCTCGGATCGAACTCTATGACACCATCTGCGCCCGGCTGCAGGCGGCCCCGGTACAGCACATCGGTAAGCTGCTAGTGATCTGGCGCGAAGGTCCGGCGTACCTGAAGGAAAACCAGCCGCGAGACCTCAAGCCGCCGCGCAAGACGACCGTTGGTGCCGGCCCGCGCTCGGTCACCGTGCGCAAGCCGAACCCGAACAGCGCGCGCCGTCCGAAGCCGGTCCGCCTGAGCGTGCTCGGCAACGAGCGCGTCACGGCCGGCGGCAACGTCAAGCGCGCGAAACCGCGTCAAACCAGCCAGAAAAAGAAAGCGCTGTCCTGA
- a CDS encoding DUF4149 domain-containing protein, translated as MPQRFFQLLATVWCGSLWTIGYIVAPTLFAMLNDRQLAGSIAGRLFHAQAWIGLATGCLLLLAATALVRRGQAGYRRLRWLVLAMLLCVLVGYFGLQPFMASLREQADALGVAVGDSPYRAQFGMLHGVSSVFYLVQSLLGLALIWKAAGIR; from the coding sequence ATGCCGCAGCGCTTCTTCCAGTTGCTTGCCACGGTGTGGTGCGGTTCGCTCTGGACCATCGGTTACATCGTCGCTCCGACGCTGTTTGCGATGCTGAATGATCGCCAGTTGGCCGGCTCGATTGCCGGCCGGTTGTTTCATGCGCAAGCGTGGATCGGTTTGGCGACAGGGTGCTTGCTGCTGCTGGCTGCCACGGCGCTGGTGCGTCGCGGTCAGGCCGGATACCGGCGGCTGCGCTGGCTTGTCCTGGCGATGCTGCTTTGCGTGCTGGTGGGATATTTCGGCCTGCAGCCCTTCATGGCGTCGCTGCGCGAACAGGCCGATGCGCTCGGCGTGGCGGTGGGGGATTCGCCTTACCGCGCACAATTTGGCATGCTGCACGGCGTATCGAGTGTGTTCTATCTGGTGCAGAGCCTGCTGGGGTTGGCGCTGATCTGGAAGGCGGCCGGTATTCGGTAA
- the greA gene encoding transcription elongation factor GreA: MSTIPITKRGAEMLKEELQRLKTKERPAVVNAIAEARAQGDLSENADYDAAKERQGFIEGRIQEIEGKLSAAQIIDPASLDADGRVVFGATIDLEDLDSGKPVTYQIVGDDEADLETGKISISSPIARALIGKFEGDVATVVAPGGEREYEVLAVKYL; the protein is encoded by the coding sequence ATGAGCACCATTCCGATTACCAAGCGCGGTGCAGAGATGCTGAAAGAAGAGCTTCAACGTCTCAAGACCAAGGAGCGTCCTGCCGTTGTCAACGCCATCGCCGAGGCGCGCGCCCAGGGCGATCTGTCCGAAAACGCCGACTATGATGCCGCCAAGGAGCGCCAGGGCTTCATCGAAGGCCGTATCCAGGAAATCGAAGGCAAGCTGTCCGCTGCGCAGATCATCGATCCGGCTTCGCTGGATGCCGATGGCCGCGTGGTTTTTGGCGCCACGATCGACCTCGAAGACTTGGATTCGGGTAAGCCCGTCACGTACCAGATCGTCGGCGATGATGAGGCCGATCTGGAAACCGGCAAGATTTCGATCAGCTCGCCGATCGCCCGTGCGTTGATCGGCAAGTTCGAAGGCGATGTCGCCACCGTGGTTGCCCCCGGCGGCGAACGCGAGTACGAAGTCCTGGCCGTCAAGTACCTCTAA